A portion of the Acidisarcina polymorpha genome contains these proteins:
- a CDS encoding CRTAC1 family protein, with amino-acid sequence MISATTLALGQGVSPRNVKPLPRGKPSGLPFLAHFTDVAARAGLVSPTIYGGLQHKNYIFETVGCGVAFLDYDNDGWLDIFVLCGTRMEAPVPGSTNRLYKNNRDGTFADVTEKAGLLKTGWASSVTVGDYNNDGFEDIFITYYGQNLLYRNNGDGTFTDVTRQAGLLYEGNTRWGSGCTFVDYDRDGHLDLFVANYVDLHLDRIPRPGANPYCNFKGVAVNCGPRGLPMPRNYLYRNQGDGTFRDVSEETGIAKAQRTYSMTAVAADFVNDNWSDIYVASDSTPSLFFRNNHGVAFVEEGAERGIALSEDGAEQAGMGVAVGDYNLDGKLDIFKTHFSDDTSVLYRNEGKGNFTDVTTTAGIAVEARYISWGTGFADFDNNGWPDLAVVTGSVYPEVEAAFPEYPLKSPRFIFRNLGNGKFEELIEEAGPGIAALHCSRGCAFGDFDNDGDVDMVVINLNEPPSLLQNDLSGDGKWLKVFLVGTKSNRSAIGSTVIARYGGKAQAQAVMAQSSFYSVNDRRLHFGLGTNTHADLEVHWTNGLVEKFAGVKAGGLVTITEGKGLAKSDLPRMKKSELD; translated from the coding sequence ATGATTTCGGCCACGACACTCGCTCTGGGCCAGGGCGTCAGCCCTCGCAACGTCAAACCGTTGCCGAGGGGCAAGCCATCGGGACTTCCCTTCCTTGCCCACTTTACCGACGTGGCCGCGCGGGCCGGGCTTGTAAGTCCTACCATCTACGGCGGACTCCAACACAAGAACTACATCTTTGAAACTGTCGGTTGCGGCGTCGCCTTTCTGGATTATGACAACGATGGATGGCTCGATATCTTTGTGCTTTGCGGCACCCGTATGGAAGCGCCCGTCCCCGGCTCAACAAACCGTCTCTACAAAAACAACCGGGACGGCACATTTGCCGACGTGACCGAGAAAGCAGGCCTGCTCAAGACGGGATGGGCAAGTAGCGTGACCGTCGGCGACTATAACAACGACGGCTTCGAAGACATCTTTATCACCTACTACGGCCAGAATCTTCTTTACCGGAACAATGGCGACGGCACCTTCACCGATGTCACCAGGCAGGCGGGCCTGCTCTATGAAGGCAACACACGTTGGGGTTCCGGATGCACGTTTGTCGACTACGATCGAGACGGCCATCTCGATCTTTTCGTGGCCAACTATGTCGACCTGCATCTGGACAGGATTCCCAGGCCAGGCGCCAACCCTTACTGCAATTTCAAAGGTGTTGCAGTGAATTGCGGGCCGCGCGGGCTGCCCATGCCGCGCAACTATCTCTATCGCAACCAGGGCGACGGGACCTTCCGCGACGTCTCGGAGGAGACCGGAATCGCCAAAGCCCAGCGCACCTACTCGATGACGGCGGTCGCCGCAGACTTTGTTAATGACAACTGGTCAGATATCTATGTGGCGTCAGACTCGACACCGAGCCTCTTTTTTCGTAACAACCACGGAGTGGCATTTGTGGAGGAAGGTGCGGAGCGGGGCATCGCGCTGAGCGAAGACGGCGCAGAACAAGCTGGCATGGGCGTTGCGGTTGGCGACTATAACCTCGATGGCAAGCTCGACATCTTCAAGACCCATTTTTCCGACGACACGAGCGTCCTCTACCGCAATGAGGGAAAAGGCAACTTTACCGATGTAACGACCACCGCTGGAATCGCAGTGGAGGCGCGCTATATCAGTTGGGGAACAGGTTTTGCCGACTTCGACAACAATGGCTGGCCAGATCTCGCGGTTGTCACCGGCTCCGTCTATCCGGAGGTCGAGGCGGCGTTTCCCGAGTATCCTCTGAAGTCTCCGCGCTTCATATTCCGCAATCTGGGTAATGGCAAGTTCGAGGAATTAATCGAGGAGGCCGGCCCCGGAATCGCGGCCCTTCACTGCAGCCGCGGCTGCGCGTTTGGCGACTTCGACAATGACGGAGATGTCGACATGGTTGTCATTAATTTAAACGAACCTCCATCCCTGTTACAAAACGATCTCAGCGGCGATGGGAAATGGCTGAAGGTCTTCCTGGTCGGCACCAAGTCGAATCGCAGCGCCATCGGGTCAACGGTGATAGCACGATATGGCGGCAAAGCCCAGGCGCAGGCGGTGATGGCGCAATCAAGCTTCTATTCGGTCAATGACCGGCGATTGCATTTTGGATTGGGAACGAATACCCACGCTGATCTTGAAGTCCATTGGACGAATGGATTGGTGGAGAAGTTCGCCGGAGTCAAAGCTGGAGGGCTGGTGACGATTACAGAAGGCAAAGGCTTGGCAAAATCAGACCTGCCCAGAATGAAGAAGTCTGAGCTGGACTAA
- a CDS encoding DUF1772 domain-containing protein, producing the protein MHLFNIATLFVVLTLFGVEFSVSAFVNPAARRLEPESQLKMLSRLALVLGKVMPVWYPISALLTGIQTWLRWNTPGRAILLTADAIWVLISVASVFVLVPLASRLAEGTADWQRINRVWERRHRVRIAALAVTALLLTYEVVR; encoded by the coding sequence ATGCACTTGTTCAACATCGCTACCCTCTTCGTCGTTCTTACTCTGTTCGGCGTCGAGTTTTCTGTATCTGCATTCGTGAACCCTGCCGCGCGGCGGCTCGAACCCGAGTCGCAATTGAAAATGCTGAGCCGTTTGGCTCTCGTACTTGGAAAAGTTATGCCGGTGTGGTACCCGATCTCCGCACTGCTCACCGGCATTCAGACCTGGCTCCGCTGGAACACGCCGGGGCGCGCAATCCTGCTTACAGCGGACGCAATCTGGGTTCTTATTTCGGTGGCATCGGTCTTTGTGCTGGTCCCACTCGCCAGTCGTTTGGCGGAAGGTACCGCTGACTGGCAGCGGATAAATCGGGTTTGGGAGAGGAGACATCGAGTGCGCATAGCAGCTCTGGCCGTCACGGCTCTCCTGCTGACATATGAAGTAGTCCGCTAA
- a CDS encoding bifunctional YncE family protein/alkaline phosphatase family protein: protein MNANSAAISPDGSKLYVTLATENSVAVVDLPSGRVEGRIPTGWYPTSVSVSPNGSMLYVSTFKSNSGPNPGNAGPNPDFLTQRSYPLEKAQLNIIPVPSRGELQELSDRVDKNNGLSNRAEDPTMAFLQNKIHHVIYIIKENKTYDQVLGDLDRGNGDPTLNQWPQPISPNHHSLALTFGLLDNFYATAEVSGTGWDWSTYGHSTEYNEKTVPVNYGNGGSGVTSDSEGTNRFIGVGLPEFAKNPTPFNERLLTLLDPTGSSNILPGAKNVDSPEGANDDLDADKIGGYLWDSALRAQKTVRNYGFYLDQAYYISSGGDPTKADPNVPTYIPISPTPFTSQIKQAVAEQPALIGLTDQYYRGFDQNNADTYLVNEWQRDMAVSGLPNLTLLRLPHDHNGSFSTAIAGLGTPALQISDNDYAIGRIADIISHSKYWQDTAIFILEDDAQNGSDHVDSHRSFAYIISPYSKRGVTISTNYNTVNMLRTIEDVMGIHHLNFRDADAAPMANVFTRKPDFTPYSAIIPGDLCVSPVDPNLVPACQNPVAKITPAIPQLHDAAWWAAKTKGFDFTDADRVDADAFNRILWEGTMGEEVPYPTVRSRQDLRNNRAQLIKQWQNSKVQVKQASGSTSGGQ, encoded by the coding sequence CTGAACGCTAACTCCGCGGCCATCAGTCCTGACGGGAGCAAACTTTACGTCACGCTCGCGACCGAGAACTCGGTTGCCGTTGTGGATCTTCCGTCCGGCAGAGTCGAAGGCCGCATTCCCACCGGCTGGTATCCGACCTCGGTCTCCGTTAGCCCGAACGGTTCTATGCTCTACGTCTCGACATTCAAGAGCAACTCTGGACCGAACCCAGGAAACGCGGGTCCGAATCCGGATTTCCTTACACAGCGTTCCTATCCGCTCGAAAAAGCGCAGCTGAATATAATCCCGGTACCCAGCCGCGGCGAGCTGCAAGAGCTTTCTGACCGAGTGGACAAAAACAACGGACTCTCTAACCGCGCTGAAGATCCGACCATGGCTTTTCTACAGAACAAGATCCATCACGTGATCTACATCATCAAGGAGAACAAGACCTACGATCAGGTTCTAGGCGACCTGGATCGCGGCAATGGTGATCCGACTCTGAACCAGTGGCCTCAGCCAATCTCCCCTAATCATCACAGCCTGGCTCTGACCTTCGGTCTACTGGATAACTTCTACGCGACCGCAGAAGTAAGCGGCACGGGCTGGGATTGGTCGACCTATGGTCACTCCACCGAGTACAACGAGAAGACGGTTCCTGTTAACTATGGAAATGGCGGCTCAGGCGTAACTAGTGACTCGGAGGGCACGAACCGCTTCATCGGAGTTGGCCTGCCGGAGTTCGCAAAAAATCCCACGCCGTTCAACGAGCGACTGCTAACGTTGCTGGATCCCACTGGAAGTTCGAATATACTTCCCGGAGCGAAAAACGTAGACAGCCCCGAGGGCGCAAACGACGACCTGGATGCCGATAAAATCGGCGGCTATCTGTGGGACTCGGCCCTGCGCGCGCAGAAAACTGTTCGCAACTACGGCTTCTATCTCGACCAGGCTTACTACATCAGCAGTGGCGGAGATCCTACCAAGGCTGACCCGAATGTGCCTACATACATTCCGATTTCGCCGACACCCTTTACTTCGCAAATTAAGCAGGCCGTCGCCGAACAACCAGCACTCATCGGTTTGACCGACCAGTACTACCGCGGTTTTGACCAGAACAATGCCGATACCTACCTTGTCAACGAATGGCAGCGCGACATGGCCGTCAGTGGACTTCCGAACCTAACTCTACTGCGGCTTCCTCATGATCACAATGGCAGCTTTTCAACGGCCATCGCCGGATTAGGAACTCCGGCCCTGCAGATCTCGGACAACGACTATGCGATAGGCCGCATCGCGGACATCATCAGCCACTCAAAGTACTGGCAGGATACGGCCATTTTTATCCTGGAAGATGATGCACAGAACGGTTCCGATCACGTCGACTCTCACCGCTCTTTCGCCTATATCATCTCTCCATACAGCAAGCGTGGCGTAACCATCTCGACCAACTACAACACCGTAAATATGCTCCGCACGATTGAAGATGTCATGGGCATTCACCACCTCAACTTCCGCGATGCGGATGCAGCTCCAATGGCAAATGTATTCACGCGCAAACCAGACTTTACTCCTTACTCAGCAATCATTCCTGGTGACCTGTGCGTCTCGCCGGTCGATCCGAATCTGGTTCCGGCGTGCCAGAACCCAGTAGCTAAAATAACTCCAGCCATACCGCAGCTGCATGATGCAGCCTGGTGGGCAGCAAAGACGAAGGGCTTCGACTTCACGGATGCTGACCGCGTTGATGCCGATGCTTTCAATCGAATCCTGTGGGAAGGCACGATGGGAGAGGAAGTCCCTTATCCCACAGTACGAAGCCGTCAGGATCTACGGAACAATCGTGCACAGCTGATCAAACAGTGGCAGAACAGCAAAGTACAGGTAAAGCAGGCCTCCGGCAGCACCTCCGGCGGTCAGTAA
- a CDS encoding winged helix-turn-helix transcriptional regulator encodes MGVSKKEISPCPIDVTMSVIDGRWKGTILWRLLGGPMRTNELRKSIPEITERMLLRHLRDMTEAGILERHQEQGLPLRVRYSLTPYGRTLVPVLDVLCSWGREHLKRGLSPEPR; translated from the coding sequence ATGGGCGTCTCAAAGAAAGAGATTTCACCATGCCCGATCGATGTGACGATGAGCGTCATCGACGGGCGATGGAAGGGTACAATCCTCTGGCGACTATTGGGCGGACCGATGAGGACGAACGAGTTGCGGAAGAGTATTCCTGAGATTACAGAGCGGATGCTTCTTCGTCATCTGCGGGACATGACAGAGGCTGGGATTCTGGAACGTCATCAGGAGCAAGGCTTGCCCCTGCGAGTGCGGTACTCTCTCACGCCGTACGGGCGGACGTTGGTCCCGGTGTTGGATGTTCTCTGCTCGTGGGGCAGAGAGCATCTGAAACGAGGTCTTTCCCCTGAACCTCGCTGA
- a CDS encoding tetratricopeptide repeat protein, translated as MRRLKSLTLMLLVVSESAVLLRSQNDLAAQASELMRNGKFHDAELIWRQLEVKYPKNVSVHNALGFTLAQEGQLASATAEYRKSLALDPHQTDVSLNLGLAEFKQGHFAAAVPAFEAVTKARPEDQRAVLLLGMSHYGLHSYAKATPYLQKAIASDPSNLELRNTLAQNCLWAKQYDCAMDEFKSILAANPDAVQAHMLFAQALDATDKTPEAIQELEEAARLSPREPVLHFELGYLYYKQRDPDKAKQEFELEIKNNPGYAQSYLYLGDIALHSNDNAAAEPLLKKAVELQDESRLVYLDLGSIYADQSRNQEAVAALKHAIALDPAQPDAHYRLARLYSAIGEKDKAAQEFARTKQLHSEKEDSLIEKVSGGGLPPN; from the coding sequence ATGAGGCGTCTCAAATCCCTGACTCTGATGCTCCTGGTGGTATCGGAAAGCGCCGTTCTCTTGCGTAGCCAGAACGATCTAGCCGCACAAGCTTCCGAGCTGATGCGTAACGGAAAATTCCATGACGCAGAACTGATATGGCGTCAGCTGGAAGTGAAATATCCGAAGAACGTTTCCGTCCACAACGCGCTTGGATTCACCCTTGCGCAAGAGGGCCAGCTAGCCTCCGCGACTGCCGAATACCGCAAGTCATTGGCCTTGGACCCACACCAGACTGATGTCTCTCTGAACCTGGGACTCGCCGAGTTCAAGCAGGGCCATTTTGCCGCCGCGGTTCCCGCGTTCGAGGCGGTCACCAAAGCCAGGCCGGAGGACCAGCGTGCCGTCTTGTTGTTAGGAATGAGCCACTACGGGCTTCATAGTTACGCCAAAGCGACTCCGTATCTGCAGAAGGCGATCGCCAGCGACCCTTCGAACCTGGAGCTGCGGAACACACTCGCGCAGAATTGCCTGTGGGCCAAGCAATATGACTGTGCGATGGATGAGTTCAAGAGCATCCTGGCCGCAAATCCGGATGCGGTCCAGGCCCATATGCTCTTTGCTCAGGCCTTGGATGCGACGGACAAAACCCCCGAAGCCATCCAGGAGCTCGAAGAGGCCGCGCGCCTGTCGCCGCGAGAGCCCGTGCTTCATTTCGAACTTGGCTATCTCTACTACAAGCAGCGGGATCCCGATAAGGCAAAACAGGAATTCGAGCTGGAGATCAAGAACAACCCCGGTTATGCGCAGTCGTACTTATATCTGGGCGACATTGCGCTGCATTCCAATGACAATGCGGCCGCTGAGCCGCTGTTAAAGAAAGCCGTCGAATTGCAGGACGAAAGCCGCCTCGTTTACCTCGACCTCGGCAGTATCTACGCCGATCAAAGTAGAAATCAGGAAGCGGTCGCGGCACTCAAACATGCGATCGCTCTGGACCCTGCACAGCCCGACGCCCACTATCGCCTGGCGCGGCTTTATTCGGCGATTGGAGAGAAAGATAAAGCCGCACAGGAGTTTGCCAGGACAAAGCAGCTGCATAGTGAAAAAGAAGACTCGCTGATTGAAAAGGTCTCCGGCGGAGGGCTTCCACCGAATTAG